One genomic segment of Flavobacteriaceae bacterium includes these proteins:
- a CDS encoding TIR domain-containing protein, translating to MSNSKKIFISYSSRDKEFVDVLTKSLSLKNGISNDSFINIELLFDNKIVKDGDKIVPDLFYRRINQCDVFLLILSNNSMVSEWVKYEYVIELNKTINEEEKKVFIPILIEDLTNEVKSMVSVDIRKHKYADFRSPQSFLKQMDKLLKSIFITDEKISLKYKEKIQRLIYNLSIDPNIEVVRLKNIVQHALEENLIQHFKPMRRDVNMLRKLSQASERIMTLEAIAEAEKTANDSIWVISTHLNNDVYDKEIQESIKENLEKPIEYKYFVPDTKLIRTRIEEYTKIYQKANEQKNIEERFVFLDEYNTIMPFAEVVIYDPQDHMSIGGMYN from the coding sequence ATGAGTAATTCAAAAAAAATATTTATAAGTTATTCTTCAAGAGACAAAGAATTTGTAGATGTTTTGACTAAATCATTAAGCCTTAAAAATGGTATAAGTAATGATAGCTTTATAAATATTGAGTTATTGTTTGATAATAAAATTGTAAAAGATGGAGACAAAATAGTCCCTGATTTATTTTATAGAAGGATAAATCAATGTGATGTGTTTTTATTAATTCTTTCTAATAATTCTATGGTGTCAGAGTGGGTTAAATATGAATATGTTATTGAACTAAATAAGACTATAAATGAAGAAGAAAAAAAAGTTTTTATACCCATTTTAATTGAAGATTTAACAAATGAAGTTAAGAGTATGGTGTCGGTTGATATCCGAAAGCATAAGTATGCGGATTTTCGCAGTCCTCAAAGCTTCCTGAAGCAAATGGATAAATTGTTGAAAAGTATTTTTATTACAGATGAGAAAATAAGCCTTAAATACAAAGAAAAAATCCAAAGACTTATTTACAATTTATCTATAGATCCAAATATTGAAGTTGTTAGACTGAAAAATATAGTTCAACATGCATTGGAGGAGAACTTAATTCAGCATTTTAAGCCTATGAGAAGGGATGTAAATATGTTGAGAAAACTAAGTCAAGCAAGTGAAAGGATTATGACTTTAGAAGCTATTGCAGAGGCTGAAAAAACTGCTAATGATAGTATTTGGGTGATAAGTACACATTTAAATAATGATGTATATGATAAAGAAATACAAGAGAGCATCAAGGAGAATTTAGAAAAACCCATTGAGTATAAGTATTTTGTTCCTGATACCAAACTTATTAGAACACGTATTGAAGAATATACCAAGATATATCAAAAAGCAAATGAACAAAAAAATATTGAAGAACGATTTGTTTTTCTAGATGAGTACAATACTATAATGCCATTCGCAGAAGTTGTTATTTATGATCCCCAAGACCATATGAGCATTGGGGGTATGTACAATTAA